Part of the Virgibacillus natechei genome is shown below.
GAATACTACGCCGGATGCCCTTCTTTTGCAACAATCATTTAAAAAAATGCTTGATCAGCATGTAGATCAAGCTATTATGGAAGTTTCGTCACATGCACTTGATATAGGTAGGGTTTACGGTTGTGATTTCGATATTGCGATTTTCACAAACCTTTCCCAGGATCATTTAGATTATCATAATAGTATAGATGATTATTTGCGTGCAAAAATTCTTTTGTTTGCTCAATTAGGGAATACTTATCATGAAGGCACCCAAAAATATGCTATTATTAATGAGGATGACCCTTCAAGTAAGCTTATTAAACAAAGTACTGCACAGCACGTTCTAACATATGGTTATAAAAACGATGCAGATGTAATGGCAACACATGTAAAGTTGCATGCTGAAGGAACATCTTTTCTTCTGTGGACACCTATAGGTACAATAGATATCAATAGTAGACTCATAGGCATGTTTAATGTATATAATATGTTAGCCGCTAGTGCAGCAGCTATTGCTAGCAATGTTCCATTAGATATCATCAAATATGCGCTAGAGAGTATTAAAGGGGTAAATGGACGATTTGAACCTGTTGCTACAGAACAACCGTATGCTGTCATTGTCGATTATGCACATACTCCAGATTCACTAGAGAATGTATTAGCAACGATGAAAGATTTCGCAAAGAAAAATATATATGTTGTAATTGGATGTGGTGGAGATCGTGATCGAACAAAACGTCCACTCATGGCAACTGTCGCATTACAATATGCAGATCAT
Proteins encoded:
- a CDS encoding UDP-N-acetylmuramoyl-L-alanyl-D-glutamate--2,6-diaminopimelate ligase encodes the protein MKLTEVLLSLTFYEATSSIEGIEVNNIEIDSRNVKPGSLFVCIDGFTVDGHDYVQQAVDNGAIAIIAEKKVTSSVPTIFVPNSSRTLAMLAVTFYNNPTRTIPLIGVTGTNGKTTVTYLLDTIFNKHHKKTGVIGTIQMKIGEEIYPIENTTPDALLLQQSFKKMLDQHVDQAIMEVSSHALDIGRVYGCDFDIAIFTNLSQDHLDYHNSIDDYLRAKILLFAQLGNTYHEGTQKYAIINEDDPSSKLIKQSTAQHVLTYGYKNDADVMATHVKLHAEGTSFLLWTPIGTIDINSRLIGMFNVYNMLAASAAAIASNVPLDIIKYALESIKGVNGRFEPVATEQPYAVIVDYAHTPDSLENVLATMKDFAKKNIYVVIGCGGDRDRTKRPLMATVALQYADHAIFTSDNPRSEDPQSILDDMITGIDYDRRKYEVIEDRKEAIYKAIEHAQADDIVLIAGKGHETYQQIGHVKYDFDDRRIAEEAIRTKEK